The Salegentibacter mishustinae genome includes a window with the following:
- a CDS encoding glycosyltransferase yields MKKKLRILFIVGSFPTLSQTFIVNQIIHLLRQGHDVKIIAKNHTKNSIQEQVEKYELLKHTHYVEIPENLVKRLILTIKTLLASKRNFRWKLIQSFNPLLYKRQAVNLVAFFKVCWTLKFPNNFDIVHTHFAYNTDLFFMAKKAGFLQDAKLITSFHGFDMVPSDVTKNKKRYKELFDNQTLLTTNNEYGKFLIQKIKPGYSNISILPVSLDTALFEPKTIEGNNTFRIVFCGRLTYWKGPHLVVEIANQLINNRKIRNIEFEIIGDGEERIKLERLIEEYNLRKFINVHGALTQGEIKQIFNKSKIFVLPGLTDKNGRAETQGLVVQEAQAMALPVLVSDAGGAKYGLQHNETGYVLPEGDVSQFCNKIEYLITNPLFRMEMGQKGRDFVVQNFDIQVLGEKLEEIYYQNI; encoded by the coding sequence ATGAAAAAAAAGCTTCGGATATTATTTATTGTGGGAAGTTTTCCAACTCTTTCACAAACTTTTATTGTAAATCAAATAATTCATCTTCTTAGACAGGGCCATGATGTTAAAATTATAGCTAAAAATCACACAAAAAACTCCATTCAAGAACAAGTAGAAAAGTATGAATTGTTGAAGCATACGCATTATGTTGAAATTCCAGAAAATTTAGTAAAGAGGTTAATTTTGACAATTAAAACTCTATTGGCGTCAAAAAGAAATTTTAGATGGAAGTTAATTCAATCCTTTAATCCTCTTCTCTATAAACGACAAGCTGTAAATTTAGTAGCTTTTTTTAAGGTATGTTGGACTTTGAAATTTCCAAATAATTTTGACATTGTTCATACTCATTTTGCTTATAATACTGATTTATTTTTTATGGCCAAAAAAGCTGGTTTTTTGCAGGATGCTAAATTAATTACATCATTTCATGGCTTTGACATGGTTCCATCAGATGTGACTAAAAATAAAAAGCGATATAAAGAATTGTTTGATAATCAAACATTATTAACAACAAACAATGAATATGGAAAATTTCTTATTCAAAAGATAAAGCCTGGGTACAGCAATATATCCATACTTCCCGTTTCCTTAGATACAGCTCTATTTGAACCTAAAACGATAGAGGGAAATAATACCTTTCGAATAGTGTTTTGCGGGAGATTAACTTATTGGAAAGGGCCGCATTTAGTTGTTGAAATCGCTAATCAATTAATTAATAACAGGAAAATAAGAAATATTGAATTTGAAATTATCGGAGATGGTGAAGAAAGAATAAAATTAGAAAGATTAATTGAGGAATATAATTTACGCAAATTTATAAATGTCCATGGGGCTCTTACTCAAGGTGAAATTAAACAAATTTTTAATAAATCGAAGATATTTGTTTTACCTGGCTTAACCGATAAAAATGGGAGAGCAGAGACTCAGGGTTTAGTAGTTCAGGAGGCTCAAGCTATGGCATTACCGGTGTTAGTAAGTGATGCTGGTGGTGCAAAATATGGATTACAACATAATGAGACTGGATATGTGTTACCAGAAGGTGATGTGAGTCAATTCTGTAATAAAATTGAGTATTTGATTACAAATCCTCTTTTTCGAATGGAAATGGGACAAAAGGGTAGAGATTTTGTGGTTCAAAATTTTGACATTCAGGTTCTTGGAGAAAAATTAGAGGAAATTTACTATCAAAACATATAA
- a CDS encoding sulfotransferase family protein, with amino-acid sequence MEDSPIFLLGNHKSGTSLLRSIFDGLDDYAVLPIETHPFQILQYGIRYPYRKQASYQIDFNVGADNAINWIKSSNNKKDKYSDSLTYKMFDETFFNKKMKKDTYPHIKAFIDNYLIAIYNAYKAYPPFKIGQRFVEKSVENLEFALDLQKIYPNAIFIHIIRNPYSNLVSLRKYKTIKGYPRLHKPIMALNDSYYYLYRNERLIENYKIIQYEDLITNPKQIILDICKSFNLEYKNEMLVPTVDNGKKWGGNSTSDIEFSGITNKKINEWKKQISPSEIALINKLFPHILERFDYDKLKTGKVYNRNPHESLKTYLFNRFLLKYGKEIFQ; translated from the coding sequence ATGGAAGATTCCCCTATTTTCCTTTTAGGAAATCATAAATCAGGTACTAGTTTATTAAGATCAATTTTTGATGGTTTGGATGATTATGCAGTTCTTCCAATTGAAACCCATCCATTTCAAATTTTGCAATATGGAATCCGTTATCCATATCGAAAACAAGCTTCGTATCAAATTGATTTTAATGTGGGAGCTGATAACGCTATAAACTGGATTAAATCAAGTAATAATAAAAAGGATAAATATTCTGATAGCTTGACTTATAAAATGTTTGATGAGACATTTTTTAATAAAAAAATGAAGAAAGATACCTATCCTCATATTAAAGCTTTTATAGATAATTATTTAATTGCAATTTATAATGCATATAAGGCTTACCCACCTTTTAAAATAGGACAAAGATTTGTTGAAAAGTCAGTAGAAAACCTGGAATTTGCATTGGACCTCCAAAAAATATATCCTAATGCTATATTTATTCATATTATCCGTAACCCATATTCAAATCTGGTTTCCCTAAGAAAATATAAAACAATTAAGGGTTATCCACGTTTACATAAGCCCATTATGGCATTAAATGATTCCTATTATTATTTATATAGGAATGAAAGGTTGATTGAGAACTATAAAATCATTCAGTACGAAGATTTAATTACGAATCCAAAACAAATAATTCTGGATATATGTAAATCCTTTAATCTTGAATATAAAAATGAAATGTTAGTTCCTACGGTAGATAATGGAAAAAAATGGGGAGGTAATAGCACATCAGATATTGAATTCTCGGGAATAACTAATAAAAAAATTAATGAATGGAAAAAACAAATATCTCCATCAGAGATTGCCTTAATAAATAAATTATTTCCTCATATACTTGAAAGATTCGATTATGATAAATTAAAGACTGGAAAAGTATACAATAGAAATCCACATGAATCTCTAAAAACATATTTATTTAATAGGTTTTTATTAAAATATGGAAAAGAAATTTTCCAATAA
- a CDS encoding sulfotransferase family protein → MDLQYWKCPIPEKLPDFIIGGAMKSGTSTLHQILDAHPEVNISKRELHFFDIDNIEEHNDFYIYNRNKKTWKSPYLEENPKFFWDWYLSNFKYEKKSLVGEDSTTYLASKRAAERISIQEKPIKLLFLLRHPTKRAFSHYNHLVKTGRALYNFEDTLKYKPQSILNRSLYKTQLDYYYHFLPNENIKVILFEDLVSDITHTVKDVADFLGLDFNQFNREAFKIHANKTLVPKNLKTKLYFNKKLYRYRSNKPISNLPISIDYLNRPKFKELVYLKIENLINPLCEKKPEGMRLETQEFLDKYFRRELYGLDELTGKDILKRWFP, encoded by the coding sequence TTGGATTTACAATATTGGAAATGTCCTATACCTGAAAAGTTACCTGATTTTATTATCGGGGGGGCTATGAAATCGGGTACTTCTACTTTACATCAAATACTGGATGCACACCCCGAGGTTAATATTTCAAAAAGAGAACTTCATTTTTTTGATATCGATAATATTGAAGAACATAATGATTTTTATATCTATAATAGAAATAAAAAAACCTGGAAATCACCTTATCTTGAAGAGAACCCAAAATTTTTTTGGGACTGGTACCTTTCTAATTTTAAATATGAAAAAAAATCATTAGTAGGTGAAGATAGTACTACATACCTGGCATCGAAGAGGGCGGCAGAGAGAATCTCTATACAAGAGAAACCAATTAAACTCTTGTTTTTACTAAGGCATCCCACAAAGAGAGCCTTCTCTCACTATAATCATTTGGTTAAGACTGGTAGAGCTCTTTATAATTTTGAGGATACTTTAAAATATAAACCTCAATCGATTTTAAATAGAAGTTTATATAAAACACAATTGGATTATTATTACCATTTTCTTCCTAATGAAAATATAAAAGTTATTCTATTTGAAGATTTGGTATCAGATATAACTCATACGGTAAAAGATGTTGCCGATTTTCTAGGATTGGATTTCAATCAATTTAATCGTGAAGCTTTTAAAATTCATGCTAACAAAACTTTAGTACCTAAAAATCTCAAGACTAAGCTCTATTTTAACAAGAAATTATATAGATATAGAAGCAATAAACCCATAAGTAATTTACCTATTTCTATAGACTATTTAAATAGACCTAAATTTAAAGAACTAGTCTATTTAAAAATTGAAAACCTGATAAATCCTTTGTGCGAAAAAAAACCAGAAGGGATGAGGTTGGAAACACAAGAATTTCTTGATAAATATTTCAGGAGAGAATTATATGGACTCGACGAACTTACAGGAAAAGATATTTTAAAGCGTTGGTTTCCTTAG
- a CDS encoding sulfate adenylyltransferase subunit 1, which produces MEINNNQLLRFTTAGSVDDGKSTLIGRLLFDSKSIFEDQLDSVSKTSEKKGHDGVDLALFTDGLKDEREQGITIDVAYRYFTTPKRKFIIADTPGHIQYTRNMVTGASTANAAVILIDARHGVIEQTKRHSFIASLLNIPHLIVCINKMDLVDYSEEVYNKIIGQFEEFSSKLLMKDVRFIPISALLGDNVVNRSENMKWYQNGTLLSTLENLHISSDINKIDARFPVQTVLRPQSEEFRDYRGYAGRIASGIYRTGDEVAVLPSGFTSKIKSINAGENEVEEAFAPMSISITLEDDIDVSRGDMIVKKNNQPEQEQEFDVMLCWLNNDAMKARAKYSIMQTSNEERAMIKEVVYKMDINTFERDNKDTNLNMNDIARVKIRTTRRLMLDSYRDNRNTGSIILIDENTNETVAAGMVV; this is translated from the coding sequence ATGGAAATTAATAACAATCAATTACTAAGGTTCACCACAGCAGGCTCGGTAGATGACGGAAAAAGTACTTTAATTGGAAGACTTTTATTCGACTCGAAGTCTATATTTGAAGATCAGCTGGATTCGGTAAGTAAAACCAGTGAGAAAAAAGGTCATGATGGAGTCGATCTTGCGCTTTTTACCGATGGACTTAAAGATGAAAGAGAGCAGGGAATTACAATAGATGTGGCTTACCGTTACTTTACCACACCCAAACGGAAATTTATCATCGCTGACACTCCGGGGCATATTCAATATACTCGAAATATGGTGACCGGAGCTTCCACTGCTAATGCTGCCGTGATTTTGATCGATGCTCGTCACGGAGTGATTGAGCAAACCAAGAGACATTCATTTATAGCATCTTTATTGAATATTCCACATCTCATCGTTTGTATTAACAAGATGGATTTGGTTGATTATTCTGAAGAAGTTTATAACAAGATTATAGGGCAGTTTGAAGAATTTTCTTCGAAGCTTTTGATGAAAGATGTTCGTTTTATTCCTATTAGTGCATTACTGGGAGATAATGTAGTAAATCGTTCCGAAAACATGAAGTGGTATCAGAACGGCACGTTGCTTAGTACCTTGGAAAATTTGCATATAAGCAGTGATATCAATAAAATTGACGCGCGCTTTCCTGTGCAAACTGTATTAAGGCCACAAAGTGAGGAATTTAGAGATTACAGGGGTTATGCAGGTAGAATCGCCAGTGGAATTTATCGTACAGGAGATGAGGTTGCTGTGTTACCCTCAGGTTTCACTTCGAAAATCAAATCTATAAATGCCGGTGAGAATGAAGTAGAAGAAGCTTTTGCACCTATGTCCATTTCCATAACCTTAGAAGATGATATAGATGTAAGCAGGGGAGATATGATCGTAAAGAAAAACAATCAACCCGAACAGGAACAGGAATTCGATGTGATGCTATGCTGGTTGAACAATGATGCGATGAAAGCACGGGCCAAATATTCTATTATGCAGACTTCTAATGAAGAAAGAGCGATGATAAAAGAAGTAGTGTATAAGATGGATATCAACACGTTTGAGCGAGACAATAAGGATACAAATTTGAATATGAACGATATCGCCAGGGTGAAAATAAGAACGACCAGGAGATTAATGTTGGATTCTTATAGAGACAATCGGAATACGGGTAGTATAATACTTATAGACGAAAACACTAATGAAACCGTTGCGGCCGGGATGGTAGTGTAA
- the cysD gene encoding sulfate adenylyltransferase subunit CysD has protein sequence MSKYYLNYLDELESEAIYILREVWAQFENPVILFSGGKDSILVTHLAKKAFYPSKIPFALMHVDTGHNFPETIKFRDDLIESLGVKLIVGSVQESIDQGRVAEEKGKNATRNALQITTLLDAIETNKVDCAIGGGRRDEEKARAKERFFSHRDDFGQWDPKNQRPELWNLLNGKHFEGEHFRAFPISNWTEMDVWNYIKRENISIPSLYFAHEREVVFRSNSWIPVSEYLKLEEGEKIEKKKIRFRTLGDITITGGIESDADNLEKIVQEVSAMRKTERGDRSDDKRSETAMEDRKKQGYF, from the coding sequence ATGAGCAAGTATTATTTAAATTATTTAGACGAATTAGAATCGGAAGCGATCTATATATTGCGGGAGGTTTGGGCCCAGTTTGAAAATCCTGTAATCCTGTTTTCAGGAGGGAAGGATTCAATTTTAGTGACTCACCTGGCCAAAAAAGCTTTTTATCCAAGTAAAATTCCTTTTGCTTTGATGCATGTGGATACCGGACATAATTTTCCGGAAACCATAAAATTCAGGGATGATCTCATCGAGAGTTTGGGAGTAAAATTGATCGTAGGATCTGTTCAGGAATCAATTGATCAGGGTCGTGTGGCCGAGGAAAAAGGTAAAAACGCTACCAGAAATGCCTTACAAATTACCACACTTTTAGATGCAATCGAAACCAATAAGGTTGATTGTGCTATAGGTGGAGGTCGAAGGGATGAGGAAAAAGCCCGTGCAAAAGAGCGATTTTTCAGTCACCGCGACGATTTCGGACAATGGGATCCCAAGAATCAACGACCTGAGCTTTGGAATTTATTAAATGGGAAGCATTTTGAAGGGGAGCATTTCAGAGCTTTCCCTATAAGTAACTGGACTGAGATGGATGTGTGGAATTATATAAAGCGAGAGAATATCAGCATACCGTCTTTGTACTTCGCCCATGAGAGAGAAGTGGTTTTTCGAAGCAATTCCTGGATCCCTGTTTCGGAATATTTGAAACTAGAGGAAGGGGAGAAAATAGAAAAGAAAAAGATACGTTTCCGAACCTTAGGAGATATAACCATCACCGGGGGGATAGAATCTGATGCTGATAATTTGGAAAAAATAGTTCAGGAAGTTTCTGCAATGCGGAAGACAGAAAGAGGGGATCGTTCTGATGATAAACGAAGTGAAACGGCGATGGAGGATAGAAAAAAGCAAGGATATTTTTAG
- the cysC gene encoding adenylyl-sulfate kinase, protein MENIIPHDFHIGKKERNKLNGHKSFVVWFTGLSGSGKSTLANKVEHELFEQGIKTFSLDGDNVRKGLNNNLGFSAEDRQENLRRIAEVAKLLVESGSVVIASFISPLEKDRAMIKKIIEGEDFVEVFVNTSLEECERRDVKGLYKKARAGEIKNFTGVDAPYETPENPDIEIKTEEENLEDAIKRIVLHLQDKLKISVQ, encoded by the coding sequence ATGGAAAACATTATCCCACATGATTTCCATATTGGAAAGAAAGAAAGAAATAAACTCAATGGTCATAAATCCTTTGTAGTTTGGTTTACAGGCCTATCAGGTTCAGGAAAATCTACACTGGCGAACAAGGTGGAGCACGAATTATTTGAACAGGGTATAAAAACCTTTTCTCTGGATGGAGACAATGTCAGAAAAGGTTTGAATAATAATCTTGGCTTCAGTGCTGAAGACCGACAGGAAAATCTGCGAAGAATTGCAGAGGTTGCAAAGTTGTTGGTAGAATCAGGCTCTGTGGTAATCGCTTCTTTTATTTCTCCACTTGAAAAGGACCGGGCAATGATAAAAAAGATCATAGAAGGGGAAGATTTTGTAGAGGTTTTCGTCAATACTTCCCTTGAGGAATGTGAACGCCGGGATGTAAAAGGTCTTTATAAAAAAGCACGGGCCGGGGAGATAAAGAATTTCACGGGGGTTGATGCGCCTTACGAAACCCCAGAAAATCCTGATATTGAGATAAAAACAGAAGAAGAGAATTTGGAAGACGCTATAAAAAGAATAGTTTTACATCTACAAGATAAACTGAAAATTTCAGTACAATGA
- a CDS encoding DUF2061 domain-containing protein: protein MAKSYKRHIAKSITWRIIGTADTILLAWLISGDPLTGLQIGFAEVVTKMLLYYLHERVWFRIRAGITKNGDSKKRHIAKTITWRVVGTIDTMVLAWVISGDPMVGLQVGGAEVVTKMILYYLHERGWYKIDYGLKQRRKRIKEQQEAFNK, encoded by the coding sequence TTGGCTAAATCCTATAAAAGACATATCGCCAAAAGTATTACCTGGAGAATAATTGGGACTGCAGATACTATTTTATTGGCCTGGCTTATTTCGGGAGATCCCTTAACTGGACTGCAAATTGGATTTGCGGAAGTTGTTACTAAAATGCTTTTATACTATCTGCATGAAAGAGTTTGGTTTAGAATAAGAGCCGGGATAACAAAAAATGGCGATAGTAAAAAAAGGCATATAGCGAAAACTATAACCTGGAGAGTAGTTGGAACTATAGATACTATGGTGCTTGCCTGGGTTATTTCAGGAGATCCTATGGTGGGTCTACAAGTAGGTGGCGCAGAGGTGGTAACTAAGATGATACTTTATTATCTCCATGAAAGAGGTTGGTATAAAATAGATTACGGTTTAAAGCAGCGTAGAAAACGAATAAAAGAACAACAGGAAGCATTTAATAAATAA
- the cysQ gene encoding 3'(2'),5'-bisphosphate nucleotidase CysQ: MKEIYKIAIRAAVEAGIRIMEIYENEDFQVESKFDDSPLTIADNQANDIINSFLIPTGVPIISEENKQLDFSDRKDWQECWIVDPLDGTKEFIKRNGEFTVNIALIRNNIPVFGVIYVPAKKDLYIGDVENHKSFKTTLNSVENMDVENLDLIEISPSEFNDKIRVVGSRSHMNQDTLDYIDELKSKFNKDVEIVSKGSSLKFCLVAEGKADVYPRFAPTMEWDTAAGQAICNAVGLSVIDSQTDEPMKYNRENLLNNYFLVSRLG, encoded by the coding sequence ATGAAAGAAATTTATAAAATAGCCATTAGAGCAGCGGTTGAAGCTGGTATAAGGATTATGGAAATCTATGAAAACGAAGATTTCCAGGTGGAATCGAAGTTTGATGATTCTCCATTAACCATAGCCGATAATCAGGCAAATGATATTATTAATTCCTTTTTGATACCTACCGGGGTACCAATTATCAGTGAAGAGAACAAGCAATTGGACTTTTCCGACAGGAAAGACTGGCAGGAATGCTGGATCGTTGATCCTTTAGATGGAACAAAAGAGTTCATTAAACGTAACGGAGAATTTACAGTTAATATAGCATTGATTCGGAATAATATCCCGGTTTTCGGAGTGATATATGTGCCTGCAAAGAAAGATTTGTATATAGGTGATGTAGAAAATCACAAAAGCTTTAAAACTACTCTGAATTCTGTAGAAAATATGGATGTTGAGAATTTAGATCTTATTGAAATCTCCCCTTCCGAATTTAATGATAAAATCCGGGTGGTAGGTAGTCGTTCTCACATGAATCAGGATACCCTGGATTATATTGATGAATTAAAAAGCAAATTCAATAAAGATGTTGAAATTGTTTCTAAAGGAAGTTCTTTAAAATTTTGTCTGGTTGCTGAAGGGAAGGCCGATGTTTACCCAAGGTTTGCTCCCACAATGGAATGGGATACTGCGGCAGGGCAGGCGATATGTAATGCAGTAGGACTTTCTGTTATTGACAGTCAAACCGATGAACCCATGAAATATAACCGGGAGAACTTACTGAATAATTACTTTTTGGTTTCAAGGCTTGGCTAA
- a CDS encoding UDP-glucuronic acid decarboxylase family protein, whose protein sequence is MKRILITGGAGFLGSHLSKKLLEEGNEVLCVDNFYTGSRKNIHDLLDNKNFELLRHDVTHPLFVEVDQIYNLACPASPIHYQFDPVQTTKTSVLGAINMLGLAKRLKIPILQASTSEVYGDPEIHPQPESYRGNVNPIGPRACYDEGKRCAETLFFDYYRQHSLDIKVMRIFNTYGPNMNPQDGRVVSNFIVQALQGENITIYGDGKQTRSFCYVSDLIDGMVKLMNSEKGFTGPVNIGNPREFTMLELAEQIIELTGSTSQLKFQDLPEDDPLQRQPIIELAKSKLGWEPEIELRKGLKATIEYFRNLKR, encoded by the coding sequence ATGAAAAGAATTTTAATTACTGGAGGAGCCGGCTTTTTAGGAAGTCATTTGTCGAAGAAACTTTTAGAAGAAGGAAATGAAGTTTTGTGTGTGGACAATTTTTATACCGGTTCAAGGAAAAATATTCATGATTTATTGGATAACAAAAACTTTGAACTTTTAAGGCATGATGTAACGCATCCTTTATTTGTAGAGGTTGATCAAATATATAACTTAGCCTGTCCTGCAAGTCCTATTCATTATCAATTTGATCCTGTTCAGACTACAAAGACCAGTGTTTTGGGAGCTATTAATATGCTGGGTTTAGCAAAACGTTTAAAAATCCCCATATTACAAGCAAGCACTAGTGAAGTATATGGAGATCCTGAAATTCATCCGCAGCCAGAAAGTTACAGGGGGAATGTTAATCCTATAGGACCACGTGCGTGTTACGATGAAGGTAAACGTTGTGCCGAAACCTTGTTTTTTGACTATTATAGGCAGCACAGTCTTGATATAAAGGTTATGCGAATCTTTAACACCTATGGTCCAAATATGAACCCTCAAGACGGTCGGGTTGTTAGCAACTTTATTGTTCAGGCATTGCAGGGAGAGAATATTACCATCTATGGCGATGGGAAACAAACCCGTAGTTTTTGCTATGTGAGTGATCTTATTGATGGAATGGTGAAATTAATGAATTCTGAAAAAGGCTTTACCGGTCCAGTAAATATTGGAAATCCTAGAGAATTTACCATGCTGGAACTAGCCGAACAGATTATTGAATTGACAGGTAGTACAAGTCAGCTTAAATTCCAGGACTTGCCTGAAGATGACCCATTGCAAAGACAACCAATTATAGAATTAGCCAAAAGCAAATTAGGTTGGGAACCAGAAATTGAATTACGCAAAGGATTAAAAGCTACAATTGAATATTTTCGAAATTTGAAAAGGTGA
- a CDS encoding UDP-glucose 6-dehydrogenase codes for MKIKNICCIGAGYVGGPTMAVIAQKCPEINVTVVDINEQRIAAWNDEDVENIPIYEPGLSEVVKEARDRNLFFSTDVDSAIDKADMIFISVNTPTKTYGIGKGMAADLKYIELCARQIARVSKSDKIVVEKSTLPVRTAEALKNILDNTGNNVNYQILSNPEFLAEGTAVDDLVNPDRVLIGGDIDTPEGKEAVEALVDVYAHWVSRERLLTTNVWSSELSKLTANAFLAQRVSSINAMSELCEKTGADVNEVSKAVGMDSRIGSKFLKSSVGFGGSCFQKDILNLVYISKSFGLHEVADYWEQVILMNDHQKRRFAAKIVQTLFNTVSGKKIALLGWAFKKDTNDTRESAAIYVADYLLNEQAELVVYDPKVKAEQIYADLDYLNSRSSEGNRARVKVVSKPYEATKDSHAVAVLTEWDEFKELDWQKVYDEMLKPAFLFDGRRLLERETKEAIGFEFYAIGS; via the coding sequence ATGAAAATAAAAAATATTTGCTGCATCGGTGCAGGTTATGTAGGAGGACCAACAATGGCAGTAATCGCCCAAAAATGTCCTGAAATTAATGTGACCGTTGTAGATATAAATGAGCAAAGGATTGCGGCCTGGAACGATGAAGATGTAGAGAATATTCCAATTTACGAACCTGGTTTATCAGAAGTAGTTAAAGAAGCGCGAGATAGAAATTTATTTTTTTCTACTGATGTTGATTCAGCTATAGATAAGGCAGACATGATCTTTATTTCGGTGAACACGCCCACTAAAACTTATGGTATTGGGAAAGGAATGGCTGCCGATCTTAAATATATCGAGCTTTGTGCCCGCCAAATAGCAAGGGTTTCCAAGTCTGATAAAATTGTGGTTGAAAAATCTACTTTACCGGTGCGTACTGCAGAAGCTTTGAAAAATATATTAGATAATACTGGAAATAACGTTAACTACCAAATTCTATCTAACCCTGAATTTTTAGCTGAAGGAACTGCGGTTGATGATCTTGTGAATCCTGACAGGGTGCTTATAGGAGGTGATATTGATACCCCAGAAGGAAAAGAAGCAGTGGAAGCTTTAGTAGATGTTTACGCGCATTGGGTGTCCAGAGAAAGATTATTAACCACTAATGTGTGGTCTTCTGAGCTTTCTAAACTTACTGCAAATGCTTTTCTTGCCCAAAGAGTTTCAAGTATTAATGCGATGAGTGAATTATGTGAGAAAACCGGTGCAGATGTGAACGAAGTTTCTAAAGCTGTAGGGATGGATTCCAGGATTGGTTCAAAATTCCTCAAATCTTCAGTAGGTTTTGGAGGTTCCTGTTTTCAGAAAGATATTTTAAACCTGGTTTATATTTCTAAGTCTTTTGGTTTACACGAAGTAGCCGACTATTGGGAGCAGGTCATTCTTATGAACGATCATCAAAAAAGGAGGTTTGCGGCCAAAATTGTACAAACCCTTTTTAATACTGTTTCGGGTAAGAAAATTGCATTACTGGGTTGGGCCTTTAAAAAAGATACCAATGATACTCGTGAATCCGCAGCTATTTACGTGGCAGACTATTTATTGAATGAACAAGCTGAACTTGTGGTATACGATCCGAAAGTGAAAGCTGAACAAATATATGCCGATTTAGATTATTTAAACAGCCGTTCTTCAGAAGGAAATCGAGCCAGGGTGAAGGTGGTAAGTAAGCCTTACGAAGCAACAAAAGATTCTCACGCAGTAGCGGTATTAACCGAATGGGATGAATTTAAAGAACTTGATTGGCAAAAAGTATACGATGAAATGCTTAAGCCTGCTTTCCTATTTGATGGTAGAAGGTTGTTGGAAAGGGAAACAAAAGAGGCAATTGGGTTTGAATTTTATGCAATAGGCTCATAA